In Mycetocola zhujimingii, one DNA window encodes the following:
- a CDS encoding MaoC family dehydratase yields MNENAHESERTPVEQRGLYFEEFDPSARYLHRPGRTVTEADNVFFTTMTMNTQALHLDSAWSETQEFGQRLVNSMFTLATMVGSSVAQLTQGTLVANLGFDSVVFPHPLYHGDTLYSETVVTQKRLSKSRQGQGIVALEHTGRNQNGVIVATAVRNVLVRCREGAA; encoded by the coding sequence ATGAACGAGAATGCGCACGAGAGCGAGCGAACACCCGTGGAGCAGCGCGGGCTGTACTTCGAGGAGTTCGACCCGTCGGCCAGGTACCTCCACCGGCCCGGCCGCACGGTCACCGAGGCTGACAACGTGTTCTTCACCACGATGACGATGAACACCCAGGCGCTCCACCTCGACAGTGCGTGGTCAGAGACGCAGGAGTTCGGGCAGCGGCTCGTCAATTCAATGTTCACCCTCGCGACAATGGTGGGCAGCTCCGTCGCGCAGCTGACCCAGGGCACGCTCGTCGCCAACCTCGGGTTCGATTCCGTCGTCTTCCCGCACCCGCTCTATCACGGCGACACGCTGTACTCCGAGACCGTCGTCACACAGAAGCGGCTGTCGAAGTCGCGACAGGGCCAGGGCATCGTCGCCCTCGAGCACACCGGCCGCAACCAGAATGGCGTGATCGTCGCGACGGCCGTGCGCAACGTGCTCGTGCGCTGCCGGGAGGGCGCCGCGTGA